The genomic segment GACGTTATTTTAGGAACGTTACGAATTATCAAAGCACGTTTAGAAAATGTGAATTGGTCGATTAGATTGTAGGACAATCAAAGTGAAAATTACTATGGAAAATAGTTCTCAAAGAGCTTATTTATATAATTTTTCTAAGAAATAGCTAATAATAAAATTTATTATTAGTAAGCCTAATTATAACTTATTTTTTGATTGATTTGTGATACCTTTGCGAGGTAGCATCTTTTAACGAGTATATTGTGGGATGATTATAAATTGCTATAAATAAGTAAGTTAAATTAAAAATAGTATAAAGTATCAAAAATAAAGATCAGAGTGGATAAAAAAATAACAGTACACACGAGCAGAACAATGATGTTTGCGGAACTCTCAAAAGTGATGGATTACGTAACAGAAGATGTTACATATTTAGATTCACTACATTTGAATATTACTAATAAGAAGACAAAATCAAACCAAGATAAAACAACAGGGTTCTTACAACAGCTATACGACTTTGACCTCACTAAGCCATCATTCCGTGCATTTAAGTATTTCTGGCACGTTGTCGAAGAGAGAGATAAACCTGTTTTAACGCTTTTATATGCGATTGGGAGAGACTATCTTCTGGCTGAAAGTTATCCTGTCATTGCTACAACTAATCATGGTGATAAGGTAACGATTGAAAAATTGGAAGAAACCATTGATTCATACCATCCCAAGCGATATACAGACAATACCAAACGGTCTCTGGCTCAAAACATCGCAAGCTCCTGGAAACAGGCCGGTTTTATTACGGGTAAAGTAAAAAACATACGTACACAACCGGACATTGGATATGCTACAATAGCTTTTGCTTTTTTAATGGCTTACCTGAATGGTGAGCGCGGTGATTTCATTTTGACTTCCATTTGGTCAAAGGCAATGTGCTTGGGAGAAAACCAACTTCGAGAATTGGCAAGCGAAGCCGCAAAAAGAGACTTATTACAATATCAGTATGCAGGTAATATCACCTCCATATCTTTTACTAACCTCCTGAAACAATTAGACATTGATGGCATCTAAAATTGACCAATTACTGTCGGCCTATGAAGCAGTCGTAACTGAACCGTGGACATCTTATTTATCTGGACAGGAGCGTGTTTGGTTTTTAGTGTATGATCCTTCCGAACAGCGTAAAATCGATTTACGATTTGGTGACTTTGAAATGGTCACTAAAAAGGCGGGCAAAAGGTGGGAAAGCATCTCTCTGAAAAGATGCTTTCCTGAATGGATGGCTAACCATGATTATAAAGAAGAATATTTTGAAGACCCTGATGCACTAGTAGATCAGCTAGAAGGAGATTTTAAAGAGTATGCGATCAATTACCTGGCTGCTGAACTTGAAAAACTTGGTACCAACGACAATACATTGATTGCCATCAGAGATATTTCGGCCTTATTTGGCTTTAATCGAGTATCAGACATATTAAACGGCTGTTCTCGGGCTTTTAAGGGAAGAATGCTTATTTTTTTTCCTGGGGAATATGATAAGAATCAATACCGGTTGTTAGATGCGAGAGATGGTTGGAGTTACTTGGCAAGACCGATTACCATATAAAAAAACGTTGTATGAAAAACAAAGAATTGTTTAGTTTAAACCCGGATGACAATAACCTCATGAATGACGGGGTTGTTGAAATTAATACGGCTAAGGATGATAAAGGGCAGAAGATTATTCGCCATGAGTTAAAGACATTTGTATGTGAAGGCGAATATCAAAAAGGAATATACAGAATCTTAGATACATATTTAAAACATATTGAGCAACCCAAACAACCTGCGGTATGGGTGAGCGGTTTCTTCGGAAGTGGAAAGTCCCATTTAGTAAAAATGCTGGGGTACTTCTGGGAAGATTTTAAATTGGACAATGGAGACACCGCACGAACGATAAAACCATTGCCAGATGATGTTAATGATTTATTGATTGAACTAGAACGAAAGCAAAAAATAAACGGACGTCTGTCTGTTTCGGGAACGTTAAAAGATTTTCCTTCGCCAGATATTCGTTACTCTTTTCTTCAATTACTGCTGAATGCACTTGGATTACCCCAGCAGTACCACCTGTTTAAATTCATCTATTGGACCAAACAGGAAGGTATTCACGATGGCTTAAAGTCCTTGATTGAAGCACAGGGTAAAGATTTTAAAAAAGAGTATGAAAATTTATTCGTTTCTACTCCCATCGCCAAAGCCATTTT from the Runella sp. SP2 genome contains:
- a CDS encoding BREX protein BrxB domain-containing protein, with the translated sequence MASKIDQLLSAYEAVVTEPWTSYLSGQERVWFLVYDPSEQRKIDLRFGDFEMVTKKAGKRWESISLKRCFPEWMANHDYKEEYFEDPDALVDQLEGDFKEYAINYLAAELEKLGTNDNTLIAIRDISALFGFNRVSDILNGCSRAFKGRMLIFFPGEYDKNQYRLLDARDGWSYLARPITI